In Tenacibaculum sp. 190524A02b, the genomic stretch ACGGCATTTTCCTGATAATATAAGCTAAAAGGAATGGCTAACCACATGAATAAACCATTTAAAATAGCTGTAATACCTAAAAAACGATAGATGAGTTTAAAGTTAAGATTTTCCATTAGTTAAATAAATCTTCAACAGTTGATATAGCTTCTGGTAAGCAAAACACAATGGCTTTATCACCACTTTGTAATTGAAAATCTCCCAATGACATTAATGCTTTTTCATTTCTAATTACTCCACCAATGACTGCTTCTCTAGGAATACGCAGTTCTTTAATAGGTTTTTTAGTAACCTTAGCATTGGGCTGTACTTCAAATTCAAAAACTTCAGCATCAATGTTATGAAGATTTGCTAGTGCTAAAATTTCACCTTTCCTAATATGTCTAAATATGTTACTAGCAGCAATCAGTTTTTTATTAATAAGTGTGTCAATACCAATGGTTTGAGAAATGTTAATATAGTCCATATTCTCAACTAAAGCTACAGTTTTTTTAACTCCTTTTGATTTTGCTACTAAACAAGACATAATGTTGGTTTCACTATCTCCAGTTACTGCAACAAAAGCATCCATTTCTCTAATGTTTTCTTCTTCTAATAGTTCAATGTTTCTACCATCACCACAAATAACCAGTGTGTGTGATAAATCTTCAGCTAATTGTAAGGCTTTATCTTTGTTACGTTCAATAAGCTTTACCTTGAAATCATCACGACAAAGGTTTCTTGCAGTTTTCCTTCCAATACTACTACCACCTAAAATCATAACGTTTTCTATATTTATAGGTTTTTTCCCTATAATAGGGTATAGCTTATCAATGCTATAATTAGGCACCGAGAAGTATACTTGATCGTTCATCTTGTATACGGTATCACCTCTAGGAATTATAGTTTGAGCAATCCCTTCACGCTTAATAGCGATGGTAATAAAATCTACTAAACAAAACTTATCTTTAGCTTCCTTAACGGTTAAATCTAAAATAGGAGATTTATAGCCTAAAGTAGTTCCCATAACATTAAAAGCTCCGTTTTCAAAAGCAACAGTATCGTTAAAAGAAGACTGATTTAACAATAATTTTATTTCTTCAGCAGCCAATTCTTCAGGAGAAATCATAAAGTCAACACCATAATCTTTAAAGTTAACAATGTCATTGTTTAAAAATTCGGGATTGTTTATTCTAGCAATTGTTTTCTTTACACCAAGCGCTTTCCCTATAACAGAAATTGTAAAGTTGGTATTTTGACTTTCTGTTACAGCTAATAATAAATCAGCAGAACCAATACCAATTTCTTGAAGAAGCTTTATAGAGGTAGCATCACCACGTTTAGTGATTACATCTAAATGATTGTTTATATAGTCAAGTTTTTCGCCATCAAAGTCTATAACATAAGTGTCTTGAGACTCATATGACAACAATTTAGCCAAATGAAAACCAACGTCTCCAGCCCCGGCTATTATAATTTTCATAAGTAAAAATTAAAAAAAGATAGGGTACAAAGATACTGTGATTGATTGGGTTCTGCAAAAATTGATTTATATTTATCCCTCAAAAAAAATAAAATGAAGAAGTTATCTATTAAAACATGGGCGGAAGATGATCGTCCTAGAGAAAAATTAGCTTTAAAAGGTAAAAGCACCTTATCTGACGCAGAACTTATTGCAATACTTATAGGTTCAGGTAATAGGAATGAAAGTGCTGTAGACTTGTCAAAAAGAATATTACTCTCTGTAAATCGGAATTTAAATAAACTATCAAAACTATCAATAGAAGAGTTAATACGTTTTAAAGGAATAGGAGAAGCTAAGGCAATTAGTATTATTACAGCTCTAGAGCTTGGGAGAAGAAAACAGTTTGAAGAACGATTGGTAATTCCAAAAATTACTTGTTCAAAAGATGTAGCTAAAATAATGCAGTCTTTAATAGGAGATATTCAACATGAGGAATTTTGGGTTTTGTATGTAAATAATGCAAATAAGGTATTAGCTAAGCATCAAATAAGTAAAGGAGGGTTAACAGCTACTTTAGTTGATGTACGCTTAATATTTAAAAAAGCTTTTGAACTATCTGCAGTTGGTTTAATTCTGTGTCATAATCATCCTTCAGGGAAGCTTAATCCTAGTAAAGCTGATATAGATTT encodes the following:
- the radC gene encoding RadC family protein, with product MKKLSIKTWAEDDRPREKLALKGKSTLSDAELIAILIGSGNRNESAVDLSKRILLSVNRNLNKLSKLSIEELIRFKGIGEAKAISIITALELGRRKQFEERLVIPKITCSKDVAKIMQSLIGDIQHEEFWVLYVNNANKVLAKHQISKGGLTATLVDVRLIFKKAFELSAVGLILCHNHPSGKLNPSKADIDLTNKIKLASNTLDIKLLDHIIITEKMYFSFADEGVL
- the trkA gene encoding Trk system potassium transporter TrkA — translated: MKIIIAGAGDVGFHLAKLLSYESQDTYVIDFDGEKLDYINNHLDVITKRGDATSIKLLQEIGIGSADLLLAVTESQNTNFTISVIGKALGVKKTIARINNPEFLNNDIVNFKDYGVDFMISPEELAAEEIKLLLNQSSFNDTVAFENGAFNVMGTTLGYKSPILDLTVKEAKDKFCLVDFITIAIKREGIAQTIIPRGDTVYKMNDQVYFSVPNYSIDKLYPIIGKKPINIENVMILGGSSIGRKTARNLCRDDFKVKLIERNKDKALQLAEDLSHTLVICGDGRNIELLEEENIREMDAFVAVTGDSETNIMSCLVAKSKGVKKTVALVENMDYINISQTIGIDTLINKKLIAASNIFRHIRKGEILALANLHNIDAEVFEFEVQPNAKVTKKPIKELRIPREAVIGGVIRNEKALMSLGDFQLQSGDKAIVFCLPEAISTVEDLFN